One Oncorhynchus kisutch isolate 150728-3 linkage group LG13, Okis_V2, whole genome shotgun sequence DNA window includes the following coding sequences:
- the fzd1 gene encoding frizzled-1 produces the protein MSVAVRNAFAMDYNRVLCIFLQVFLLISLGSIRANGQYGDRGMSIPEHGFCQPISIPLCTDIAYNETIMPNLLGHTNQEEAGLEVHQFYPLVKVQCSPDLKFFLCSMYAPVCTVLEQALPPCRSLCERARQGCEALMNKFGFQWPVSLACESFPVHGAGELCVGQNMSGQNTPVNPTPDVTEPPHDTAIVKGQFKCPASLKVPTYLNYRFLGEDDCGAPCEPKKSNGMMYFSEEELKFARIWIVIWSVLCCASTLFTVLTYLVDMKRFSYPERPIIFLSGCYTMVSIAYIAGFLLEDKVVCNDRFDNDIRTVVQGTKKEGCTILFMMLYFFSMASSIWWVILALTWFLAAGMKWGHEAIEANSQYFHLAAWAVPAIKTITILAVGQVDGDVLSGVCFVGINSVDALRGFVLAPLFVYLFIGTSFLLAGFVSLFRIRTIMKHDGTKTEKLEKLMVRIGIFSVLYTVPATIVIACYFYEQAFREQWERTWISQTCKTYAVPCPAHPHPNMSPDFTVFMIKYLMTLIVGITSGFWIWSGKTLNSWKRFYTRLANNRQGETTV, from the coding sequence ATGTCTGTGGCCGTGCGTAATGCTTTCGCAATGGATTACAACAGAGTACTGTGTATATTTTTGCAGGTGTTTTTATTGATCAGTTTAGGATCTATAAGGGCAAATGGACAGTATGGCGACCGGGGAATGTCTATTCCGGAGCACGGTTTTTGCCAGCCGATTTCTATTCCACTTTGTACAGACATCGCATACAACGAGACCATCATGCCAAATTTACTAGGACACACAAACCAGGAGGAAGCAGGGCTCGAGGTACACCAGTTTTACCCGCTTGTGAAAGTTCAGTGTTCTCCTGATTTAAAGTTTTTCCTCTGCTCCATGTATGCGCCTGTGTGCACGGTGCTTGAGCAGGCGCTTCCCCCGTGCAGGTCACTGTGCGAGAGGGCGAGACAGGGCTGTGAGGCGCTCATGAACAAATTCGGTTTTCAGTGGCCGGTCAGCCTCGCTTGCGAGTCTTTCCCGGTTCACGGAGCGGGCGAGCTGTGCGTCGGGCAGAATATGTCGGGTCAAAACACACCGGTCAACCCCACCCCTGATGTAACGGAGCCTCCGCACGATACTGCGATTGTAAAAGGACAGTTCAAGTGCCCGGCTTCTCTGAAAGTACCCACTTATTTGAATTACCGTTTTCTCGGTGAGGATGACTGTGGCGCACCGTGCGAGCCAAAGAAATCTAACGGAATGATGTACTTCAGCGAGGAAGAGTTAAAATTCGCCAGGATATGGATAGTAATCTGGTCCGTGTTATGTTGTGCATCCACGTTATTTACCGTTCTAACCTATCTGGTGGACATGAAGCGCTTCAGCTACCCTGAGCGTCCTATTATCTTCCTATCCGGTTGCTACACCATGGTATCCATTGCCTACATAGCTGGATTTCTCCTTGAGGACAAGGTGGTTTGCAATGACAGGTTTGACAACGACATTAGGACTGTGGTGCAGGGTACCAAAAAGGAGGGTTGTACCATCCTCTTCATGATGTTGTATTTTTTCAGCATGGCCAGCTCCATCTGGTGGGTCATCCTGGCCCTCACCTGGTTCCTGGCAGCAGGGATGAAGTGGGGTCACGAAGCCATCGAGGCCAACTCGCAGTACTTCCACCTGGCGGCGTGGGCTGTGCCCGCCATTAAGACCATCACTATCCTGGCGGTGGGCCAGGTGGATGGGGATGTCCTTAGCGGCGTGTGCTTCGTGGGCATCAACAGTGTGGACGCTCTCCGAGGCTTCGTCCTAGCGCCGCTCTTTGTCTACCTCTTCATCGGCACCTCGTTCCTCCTGGCCGGCTTCGTGTCTCTGTTCCGGATCAGAACCATCATGAAGCACGACGGCACCAAGACGGAGAAGCTGGAGAAGCTGATGGTGAGGATAGGGATCTTCAGCGTGCTCTACACCGTCCCCGCCACCATCGTCATCGCCTGCTACTTCTACGAGCAGGCCTTCCGGGAGCAGTGGGAGAGGACGTGGATCAGCCAGACGTGTAAGACGTACGCCGTGCCCTGTCCGGCCCACCCACACCCCAACATGAGCCCCGACTTCACCGTCTTCATGATCAAGTACCTCATGACTCTGATCGTGGGGATAACGTCCGGGTTCTGGATCTGGTCTGGGAAGACCCTCAACTCCTGGAAGAGGTTTTATACGAGACTGGCtaacaacagacagggagagaccacAGTGTGA